The proteins below are encoded in one region of Berryella intestinalis:
- a CDS encoding ATP-binding protein: MKDERNPFITLEEARARGLRHSEPEPVACTYCGRATVPLGIEYGGEVRWITHEPCGCPEELEAKRKEEEREAKEAESKLQSKFLKAGIARRFLGARVDLEASARYLSSFGGNRGAGLYIEGCVGSGKTYAASAIAKAFVLSGYSVAMGTTLSMLEEIKRSYDDDRAPGISRYVGSDVLIMDDIGKDTTSSWALTNLFQIVNSRYEDMLPTIYTSQYDVDTLLSRMARYGDRETAEAIVSRIVQTSTHVRLPNRDRRRESSFFGEDGTKGTQGNLRRR, encoded by the coding sequence TTGAAGGACGAGAGGAATCCATTCATTACGCTCGAGGAGGCAAGGGCCAGGGGATTGAGGCACTCCGAGCCGGAACCGGTTGCCTGCACGTACTGCGGGCGGGCAACCGTTCCCCTCGGCATCGAGTACGGCGGCGAGGTCAGGTGGATCACCCATGAGCCCTGCGGCTGCCCGGAAGAGCTCGAGGCAAAGCGGAAAGAGGAGGAGAGGGAGGCCAAGGAGGCCGAGTCCAAGCTCCAATCCAAGTTCCTCAAGGCGGGTATCGCCAGGCGCTTCCTCGGCGCGAGGGTCGACCTAGAGGCATCGGCTCGGTACCTGTCTAGCTTCGGGGGAAACAGGGGAGCCGGGCTCTACATCGAGGGATGCGTGGGCTCCGGAAAGACCTACGCGGCAAGCGCCATCGCGAAGGCGTTCGTTCTGTCGGGCTACAGCGTGGCCATGGGAACGACCCTCTCAATGCTCGAGGAGATCAAGCGCAGCTACGACGACGACCGCGCGCCTGGCATCAGCCGCTATGTCGGCAGCGACGTCCTGATCATGGACGACATAGGCAAGGATACGACCAGCTCCTGGGCCCTCACAAACCTCTTCCAAATCGTCAACTCCCGCTACGAGGACATGCTCCCGACCATATACACGTCGCAGTACGACGTAGACACGCTGCTGTCCCGGATGGCCAGATACGGGGACCGCGAGACCGCCGAGGCGATCGTCTCGAGGATCGTGCAGACCTCGACGCATGTCCGCCTGCCGAATAGGGACAGAAGGCGCGAATCCAGCTTTTTCGGTGAAGACGGAACCAAGGGAACCCAAGGGAACCTTAGGCGTCGATGA